Within the Enterococcus hirae ATCC 9790 genome, the region ATTTTGATTGTAACGGTCAAAATACGTTGTGTTTTATTTATATAAGGAACGCCTGAAACACATGAATCTCTAATTTTGATGAACGCTATCGATCATTTTTTTGACTGATTTTTTTAAAATTTGATCCATTTTTCGTTATTCGTTCAAAGCATTGAATGGCTGAATTAGGGATGCTATACTTGCCACAGTTATTAGAAAGCGTTAACAAATAGTGAAAGGAGGCTATATGGAGTGGAGATTAGTCAACTGATTTCAGAAGAATTGATTCTTTTCGATGACTCAATTCGATCAAAAAAATCATTATTTGAATATATCGGTACTACACTTGAAACCACACATAGAGTAAAAAGTGCAAAAAAAATAATCAAAGCATTATTCAAAAGAGAAGAGGAAGTGCCTACAGGGATTGAAGCTGGATTTGGTATCCCACATGCTAAAAGCAAGGCTGTCATTACACCAACCATTTGTTTTGTTCGTAGCAGCCAGATTACAGAATATCTTGGCTTAGATGGGGAGCCAATTGCATATACTTTTGCAATCGTGGTTCCTGCAAACGCTGCTGACAGTCATCTTGAGATTCTCAGTGCGTTGTCAAGGCGATTAATTGATCCAAACTTTAGAAAACAAATCAAAGAAGCAAATTCAGCCTCAGAAATTATGACCGTTTTAAAAAATGAAGAAAAAGCAATCCGTTAAATGAATCATCGAATAATGTCACACGCATCAACTGAGACCGTTATTGAATAAGCAGATAGGGGAGAATAACGATGAAAATAATTGGTGTAACCGCATGTCCTACGGGAATTGCGCATACGTATATGTCCGCTGAGAAATTAGAAGGGACTGCTAAAAAACTAGGCCATGATGCAAAGTTTGAAACGCAAGGAATCAAAACGGAAAATAGGTTAACTACAAAAGAGATTGCTGAAGCAGATGCGATTATTCTAGCAGTTGATAAAGAAATTGATATGCAACGTTTTACGGGTAAAAGAATCAAAAAAGTTTCAACGAGTCGAGCAATTAAAGAACCAGAATTGGTAATTGATGAAGCATTAAAAGGGATCAATACGTTAGAAATTGCTCAATCAGTTGAACAAACAAAAGCCACGAAACAAAAAGCCACACTTTATAACCATTTTATGAGTGGTGTGAACTATATGTTACCGTTTGTGATTGCGGGCGGAATTATTATCGCATTAAGTTTTGCTTTTGGGATCACTGCAGCGGATCCTAAATCAGCTGACTATAATGTCCTAGCTGCCGCATTTTCTAGAATTGGTGGAGACACCGCTTTTGCCATGATGGTGCCAGCTTTAGGGGCAGGGATTGCGACCTCTATTGCGGGGAAAGCTGGCTTTGCACCTGGGATCGTGGCAGGGCTACTGGCATCTACTGGTGGTTCTGGATTTCTTGGAGGAATGATCGGGGGGCTGTTAGCAGGGTATGTGACAGATTTTCTGGCAAATAAAATTCCTGTAAAAAAAGGTATCTTAGCGATGTATCAATTGATCGTCGTTCCGTTAATATCTATCTTGATCATTGGTTTAGCAATGGTTTTTGTAATCGAACAACCCATTTCGTGGTTATTAGAAGTATTAACCAATTGGTTGAATAGTTTAGGTAATACTTCCGGATTAATGTTTGGCTTGATCATCGGCGTGATGATGGCAGCTGATATGGGAGGGCCGATCAATAAATCGATCTCAACTTTTTCCATTGGTTTGATGTCGGCCGGAGTCAATGCACCGATCGCAGCATGTATGGCAGCTGGAATGACCCCACCGCTGGGGATCGCCTTAGCCACACTGTTGTTCAAGAAAAAATTTACGAAAGAAGAACGGACTTCTGGTCAATCCTGTTGGGTGCTTGGTGCTTCTTATATTACAGAAGGAGCGATTCCCTTCGCAGTTTCAGATCCGATTCGAGTCATTCCGAGCTTGATTCTTGGCTCTGCTACTGCAGCGGGTATCTCAATGGCTGCCGGTGTCACATCCATTGCTCCTCATGGTGGGATTTGGGTCATGCTGATACCTAACGTGATCAATCACCTACCCATGTATTTGCTAGCGATTGGTGCTGGGACAGTAGTTACGGCTCTTTCACTTGGATTATTAAAGAAATCAAGCGAAGAACAAGTCGGAAATGAAGAAAAAATAGTGAAGCAAGAAAAAATAATAAATGAGGTGGAAGTGTAATGTTATATACAATGAAAGAGCTATTGAAAGTAGCTAAAGACAATCAATTTGCGGTTCCTGCTTTTAATATTTGTAGTTATGATATGTTAAAGGCAATCATGGAAGAAGTAGAACGGTTAAATGCACCAGTGATTTTAGAGATCCATCCCGATGAGATTGCTTACTTGAATGATGAATTTGTTGCTGCTGTTCGAGCTTATGCGCATAAAAGTAAAGTACCTGTAGTGATCCATCTTGACCATGGCGGTAAAGTAAGTGATGTGTTACGGGCTATCCGCAATGGCTATACCTCGGTTATGATTGATGCCTCCTTGCAATCCTTTGACGATAATATAAAGATAACTAAAGAAGTGGTGGCTCTAGCTCACGAGGTAGATGTGTCAGTCGAAGCAGAAATTGGTACGATTGGGAATAATGGGTCAGCAGAAGGTGGGTCAGCTAATATTATTTACACAGATCCTGAACAAGCAAAACAGTTTGTTGCAGAAACGAATATTGATACATTAGCTATCGCTATTGGAACAGCACATGGCTTATATCCTAAAGATAAAACACCAAAATTGAATATCGAGTTATTGAAAGAATTGAATGAGACCATCGATTTGCCATTTGTTTTACATGGTGGTTCAGGAAATCCGGATAAAGAAGTAAGCGAAGCAGTTAAATATGGTGTAGCTAAGGTCAACCTTAGTTCGGATCTTAAAAGTGTCTTTTTCGATGCATTAAGAGAAATCTTAAATGAAAACCCGGAAATGTATGAACCGAATATGATCTACCCTTATGCGAATCAAAAAGTACAGGAAGTAGTGAAACATAAAATGACGATCTTAAACACGATCGATCAAGCCAAGTGTTATAAATAAGACGAATTTCTCACCGTTTATTCGTTTTAGAGATACTAGAAGAGACCGAGACAAGTTTTGACACAGTCTCCAATGAAATCGAAATCGAGTGGTCATGAAAAAATGCTCAGTATTTCTAGGAATAAGCCAATGAATCGCTAACTTTAGTTGTTTCGGCTGATGTCCTATAGCGAAGCATTTTCATTCTAACCACTCGATTCTGTTTTTGGATGTAGGTGGAGGCATCTTTGTTTATGGTAAAATAAAGCGAAAGAGAAAGGAGTGGGGAAGATGTTAAGTGACGTAGAAGAGCGACAACAAACGATTGTCAATCATTTGAAAATCAACCAATTTGCCAGGATTACTGAATTGATCGATTTAGTAAATTACAGTGAAGCGACAGTGAAACGAGATCTTGTTGTCTTAGAACAAAGTGGTCTGATCCGCAGAGTCCGTGGTGGGGCTATGTTAGTAGATAATCAGAAAATCGATGTACCATATATGATGAAAATCACCCATTTAGAGGAAGAAAGTGAAAAACGTTATATTGCGGATATTGCAGCTAATTTGATCAAAGATGATATGGTTTTATTTTTAGACTCTAGTACAACTAGTTTGCATTTAGTTCGAAATTTAGGTCGATTTGAGGGGCTGCAAATCATTACGAATGGGGTCATTACTGCTGCTATGTTAAGTGAATTTACTTCAGCAAAAGTATCGATCGTCGGTGGTAAAATCGTTCAAAAACGAGCAACGATCAACGGAGCAAAAGCGTATAATGATATTTTGACTTATGCTGCTGACCTTGCAATCATCAGCTGTCGAGGATTTGATTTTAATCAAGGCGTGACGGAAACGCATGAAGGAGAAGCGTTAGTAAAAAGAGCGTTTCGTAAACAAGCCAATCATTTGATGGTGTTAGCTACACAAGATAAATTAGAACAACGCTTCATTCATCAAGCAATTGCTAGTCATGAAATCGATTATTTAGTGACCAGTCAGAAATTAACGAACGAACAATTGAAAAAAATCTATGAACACCACACAGAGTGTTTTTATTAATCAGAAAGACCAATAAAAGTGGATGTTCTCATAAAATTCATTCATTGATAACACCTATAATTTGTATCAAGAAAGCTATAGTTTGTTCATGTACACCCTTTTTAGTAAGCGCTATCATAAATTGTGGAAGATAATAATTGAGAAAGGAGTAACGAGTGAACAGTTGCAGCAAGCGATTAGATAAGAACAAATCATAGGAGGTAGCGATGAAGAAGTTAGAAGGTACTTTAGCTGGATTGTTGGTAACGGTGATGATGGGAATTGCTCTGAAAGAACCGGTCGTTTATGCACAAGTAGATGCCACAAATCCCGAGGTAAGGGTTTCGATGGATAATCAACCGGAGTCCTCTTACTGGTTCCCTGATGAATTGCTTAAATGGACGTTTGATCAGGATACAGATGCGAAATACAATGTTAGTGTTGAGCCTTTAGCCACACGAGTGGAGAAATCACACTTATTAAAATCGAATACTACCCAAAACGAAAAGATGAAGGTTGTCGCACTTTCGATCATGAATAATAGCACTAGTGGAAATGCACCAAGAGGGAGCAATCAGTTTGATGCAAATGTTTTTTCGAATTGGCAATATATTGATCAATTGGTTTATTGGGGAGGCTCAGCTGGCGAAGGTATCATTGTTCCGCCAAGCCCAGATGTTACCGATGCGGCGCATAAAAATGGTGTGCCTGTTTTAGGCACGATCTTTTTTCCACAAGGGGCCCATGGCGGAAAAATCGAATGGTTGAATACCTTTTTAGAAAAAGATGCTCAAGGTCATTTTCCAATCGTGGACAAGATGATCGAAGTCGCACAAAGATATGGGTTTGATGGATGGTTCATCAATCAAGAGACAGAAACCAATCTAACGAAAAAACACGCTGATTTAATGAAAGAACTGATTGTGGAATTTAAACAAAAATCAGCTGGAGCGTTAGAGGTTATGTGGTACGATTCCATGACGAATGACGGGAAAATGGATTGGCAGAATGCGTTAACTGATCAAAACCAAGATTATTTAGTGGATGCTAATTTGAATCCAGTAGCAGATAGCATGTTTTTGAATTTTTGGTGGAATACCTCTAGCTTAGCAGGCCAAGATCTATTGCGTAAATCAAAAGAAAAAGCAGAAAGTTTAGCCATTGATCCCTATGATTTATTTGCGGGAATCGATGTCCAAGAAAAAGGGTACGATACACCGGTCAGATGGGATTTGTTTACGGATAAGAAGGGAATACCCTATACTTCACTAGGGCTTTACGTCCCAAGTTGGACCTATTCTTCTTCCAATGACCCAATGGACTACCAACAAAAAGAAGAAAAATTCTGGATCAATGAACAAGGGGATCCTACTAAAAGTACACTACCAACCGGCACAAGTTGGCCTGGAATCTCTACTTTTTCGGTTGAACAAACCGCTATTACGCAATGGCCTTTTATCACCAATTTCAATGTTGGAAATGGTTACAGCTATTTTAGCAATGGGCAACAAGTTTCAACAAATGAATGGAATAATCGAAGTCTCCAAGATATCATGCCGACTTACCGCTATATTATCGAAGAAGGAGCTGGCAATAAATTAGCTGGTAGCGTGGACTATACTACTGCTTTTAATGGTGGGAGTTCTTTGGCTTTTAAAGGTAAGATGGCAGAAAAAGTAACAAGTAAGATCAAACTGTATCAAACAAAAGTCAAAGTCGAAAAAAACATGTCATTTACGACGACAGCCAAAGCATCTGATCGAACCACGTTGAAACTAGTGTTAGGTTTTGCTGATGGTACATTTGAAACGTTTAATGGCAATAAAAAAATAGGGAATGACTGGACAACGGTTTCTTATCCTTTGAATAAAGCAACTGGAAAAGAAGTAACGTCGATTGCCTATGAGGTAGCCTCAGCAAAAGCAAATGAGAATTATGAGTTATTCTTAGGTCAAATTTCTGCGACACCTAAAAAGGTGCTGAGTCCAACAGCGGTCAATGATGTTACGTTCGATGATTTGTCATTTGACGAAGAAGCAATGTTTGCCGGGATCAGATTATCTTGGACTAGTCCACAAGCAGATCGCATCAAACACTATGAAATTTACCGCGTTCTAGACGATGGAACACGTGTCTTTATCGGAGCCACACCTGCTGAGAATTATTTTATCAATGGCTTAGAACGTCAAAATGCAACAGCTACAGCTATCGAAGTTGTGCCAGTTGATATCTATGGCAACAAGGGTGAACCTTCCAGACCAAACAGTTTTGACTGGCCACCTGTTCAGTTACCACGTGCTTCCTTTACTGTCTCAAAAACTTTGGTAGCGCCAGGAGAACCGATCACTTTTACGAACACCTCTTCACGAAATACCCAAAGTTTAAAGTGGACATTCAAAGGTGCTGATGTAGAGTCAAGTACGGAAGAACAGCCTCGTGTCACTTATTCAAAAGAAGGAAGCTACGATGTAGAATTGACAGCGATCAATGAAGCAGGAGAAACGACAACTGAAATGAAAGGGATCGTTACGGTTACCAAGAATGCCCAAGCTGGTCTGAGTTTATTATCTAAAGGTGCCAAAGCAGAAGCCTCTTCATATGTGAATGAATCAGAGGCACCAAAGTTTGCTGTCGATGGTGATCTTGGAACAAAATGGTGTGCTGTAGGGAGTGCGCCACATACCATCACGGTTGATTTAGGAACAGCTAAATTGATCAGTGAAGTGCGCATGGCCCACGCTTCTGCAGGAGGAGAAAGTGTAGGCATGAATACCAAAGCTTATACTATAGAAGTGAGTGCAGACGGAGAAAATTTCCAAGAAGTTTCGCGAACAACTAATAATACGCAAGGTTCAACGCTAAATACCTTTGCAGCAACGACTGCCCGATTTGTGAGAGTCATCATCGATCAACCAACTCAAGGCGCAGATACAGCTGTCCGTCTTTATGAACTAGAAGTTTATGGGTTAGCAGAATAAAAGTTGAGTGATTGTTTCTGAACAAAAAGGAGTTTTGACAGAAGTATCTAATCATGAAAATAAGCCGAAGAATCCAAAAATAGTTTCTTCTATCTTTGGATTCTTCGGCCAATGTTTTGCTAGAGGTGAATACTTCAACACCTTTTATTCGTTTCTTGAATCAGTTTCAGTTCATCACTAATTCCATTCAAGTTTTGCTGAGTGGCTCTTTTTTTATTATAAACGATATAGAGAACTGTACAGATCAAAGGAATGATACCAGAAACAATGTATAATCCTCTAAATGACGTATAAGATTTCAATATTCCCATCAAGTAGGGGCCAACACCTAGACCTAGATCTAATCCGATGAAGTAAGTTGAAAGAGCGATACTGATACGGTGTTCTTTGACGATTTTCAAACAAACTGCTTGTCCGTTTGACATGAAAGTCCCGTAACCTAAACCAACGAGTGCGCCTGAAATAAGTAAGGTGATGCTGTTCGTTGTCGCACTTAGTAGAAACAAGCCAGCAGTCAAGAACAAATAGCTAGGATACATGACATACTGTTCGCCTTTAGCATCAAAAATACGTCCCGTCAATGGGCGAGTGAAGGTGATAACTAACGCATAGACCACAAAGAAAAAGGAGCCTGCAGCGACTAAATGAATGACTTTCGTATAAGAAGACAAGAAGGACAAAACACTTGAATAAGAAAGACCCATTAAAAAGGCGATTCCTGTAATGAACAATGCTTTTTTCTCAATGAATCCATGGATACTCCAAGATTGTAGTGATTTTCTTTGAGTATCAGATAAATCAATGTTTTTGACTGGGAACATCAGACAGGCAATCGTTACAAGAAAAACTAAAACGATAGAAAACCAAATAATAAAATGAAAATCAGTCAGATTAAGCAAGATCATTCCTAAAAAGGGTCCGATAGCAGCAGCTAAACTAGTACTTAAACCATAATAATTGATTCCTTCTCCTTTTTTTGATTCAGGAATATAGGCAGTGACGATCGCATTGGTTGCTGTCGAAACGGTCCCGTAGCCAAACCCATTTAAAAAACGTACCAGATATAATACGCCGATCGTTGGGGTGAAAAGATAGGCTAAAGTAGAGAGTAAATAAAAAATCGCTCCACCACGCAAAGTAAACTTGCGCCCAAATAATTCAAGTTGTTTACCCATAAATAAACGAGCCAAAAGTGTACCTATGATGTAGATACCAGAAGCAAAACCTGCTTGGCTCATACTAGCATGTAAATCATCTTGAGCAATAACGGCAATAATGACCATCAGTAAATAATAAATTAAATAGACAATGAAATTAATAAGAGTGATTCCGATAAAATGTTTATTGAATAATTTTTTTTCCATTTGCTTTGTGTTTACCCCTTAATCTGAATAAGCTTTTAATTTTTGGATTTGTACTTCAACATCGTGGTAATTTGATGGATAGCGATCGACCAATTGACGAATGAACAAGTCTCGAGTCGTCATAAATAATTCTAAAAATTCTTCTAATTCATTCGATGGTTTTTCATCGACTGCTTTGATCAATTCAATCGAATTTTGGTAAGCATCATTTAAGAAAACCAAAGAAGCTTTCATGTCAAATCTTGTTTGATAAGCTGTTTCAAGTCGATTAATAATTGTTTTCATCCAGTAGTTCATATTTTTTTCCTCAATTCTTTCATTTTTTTTTACATTCGCAGTATAACGAAACGAAAAGAAGAAAAAAATCACAGACATAATTTAAAATGGTACTTAACAAATGTTAATATCATTAGTAAAATACCTTTGGGCTTTAAAATACTTAGAAATCTTGTATTATTTTTTTAGATAAATGTTTGGATGGGGGAGCATGATTGGACAGCAGAGTGCTAAAGGAATATTTAGAGAAAAATCAATTTCCAATTGTACGAAAAAGATATCATAAGTATCTAACTTTTGAAGGAGTGGAGGATTGTTACACGTATATTTTAAAAGAAGGCACGGTCAAAGCAAGTGTCATCTCAAATGATGGTCGTGAGTTCAACTTGAGGTATATTAAAGATCTAGAGATTGTTTCACTTTTAAAAGATGAATATTCGCAGTTTATTGATTCGCCGTACAATATTCGGATTGAATCTGAATATGCAGAATTTTATCGAATCAATCGAGTGAAATTTTGGGAACATATCAATGAAGATCCAAAGATGCAACATTATGTAAAAGAGTATTATCGTTATCGTTTACTGTATTCCATGAAAAAAATGCAACAAATGCTTTTAAATGGGAAATTAGGTGCCGTATGTACGCAACTTTACGAGTTATATGATTTATTTGGGGTTCGGACCGAAGAAGGCATGATGATCGATTTTGTGATCACTAATGAAGAAATCGCCAAGTTTTGCGGAATCTCTACCGCTAGTAGTGTGAGTAGGATCTTAAAACAACTGAAGGAAAATGGGATAATCACCGTTAAAGATCATCGGATCATTATCACCAATATGGATTTATTAGAAGACAATATTATCTTTTAAACAGGATCAGTGGAAAACATAAGATGCTTCCTTCATGTAGTTGTATCAGCTTTAGCTGACGACAATGCATGAAGGAAGCATCTTAATTTACGGATGAACGTTTCTATTTTAGTGCTTTAAAAGCTTCGGCCTCCGCCACCGAAAGTCCCGCCACCGCTGGAATGTGTCGTACTTCCGCCACCACCGCTACCAGGAGGTGGACTTTTTGGAATCCTGCGTGTAGTGACAAAGGAGTTGGTTAAGCGATCTGTTTTATCCGTTAATTTTACGTTTGATTTTTCTCTAAATGGGTATTTATAAGTTCCTGATTTCAACTGATACCTCGAAACTGTTACAAAGTAGAATACGAGGCTCAATGCCAGGGCTAAGATGATAGAAATCACTATTTCAGTCGTCGTCAACACTTTATACCGCGTGATCTTACCAGTCTCTTCATCAATTTGATAATGTCCTCCAGGAACTCCAGCTTCTACATATTCTGAAGTTTTAGTCAAATAGGCTTGAGCTGCTGCAAAATAAGCCGAATTCGTCATTTGGTCGTAGACATCATCTAACGTGTCATTGATCCGAGCATCATCAAGATAATCGATCATATTACCAGAAGTTGAAATGTAAATCTCACGTTGTCCCATATCTAACAACAGAACAGCCCCATTTTGATCATTACCGATCGCATTTCTTAAGTAATCATCTGCAAACGTTCGAGGTTCTTCTGAGTTGGAAGTCGTCGTTACGATAAAGATTTGTCCTTTGATCTTCTCATTGATAGGCTGGATTTGTTGCTCTAAAGATTGGATCTGCTCTTGCGTGAACAAACCAGCTTCATCGTTCACTGCGGGTGTAGCAGCGTCAACGGAAGAACTCCAAAAGAAACCGAATAGGACTAGAAAGAAAAGCAAAATTCTTTTTTTCATATCAAGTATCCTCCAATCATAAAGAGGATCGCCAATACAGCAAAGATTCCAAAAGCCGTCAAGCCCAGTTTTTTATGACTGATGGGTAAAACACCGCTGACTTTACCTGTTTGACCATTCATGGCGTAATAATAGACTTTCTTATTGGCATCACTACTGCGATAAGTGACTAACCATACCGGTAAAAGAACATATTCATTATTCTCACTAGTGATATCTGTCGAAGTCCGAACATTGGTCAATGTGGTATAACCATTTGCGGTGTCACGTAACAATTTCTCGGAGTAATCTTGCAGTTCATCTTGCACTTGTGATTTGATTGCTTCATATTCGATATCTCGTTTTTCTGCTTGAAACCCTGCCAGATACTGACTTTTGAAGTCAATTGCCTTGTTCAAAGGAAACGGTTGGACTGCTTCCACCATTTTTTGTTGGGTATTCTTGGACAATGCATTTTTTACTAGTTCTTTAAAGGAAAGTGAGCCTTCTCGATGAACAGCAAACTGTTTGGTTTCTGTATACTCGATGTCACCCACTCGCCAAATACGAATCACTGTTCCGGTCGCTTGCATAGAGCCGTCAACGGTTGCATCCGTTGTCCAATAAGGAAAATAAACGCCAGTTAGTTTGTCGATTTGGTCTTTGTTGAAAAATTCTTTGGGTACAAACCATTTTTTCTTTGTCCAAGCTAAGAATTTTTCGACCGCCTCTTCTTTTTCGACTGCAAACGGTAAGACTTTATTTGGCAGTAATTTTCCACTTAACCGTCCGGATAAAACAACTGGATTGTGACAATAGTAGCAGTAAGTAGCAGCCGTTGTTGCATCGGTCACGATCTCTGCTCCACAGCTTGGGCAAAGAAATAGTTCCATCGTTGCTTCTGTTTCTTCTTCCACTGATTCAGCTGGTGTTGCTTGATCGCTAGGATCAGAAAAACCACCAGCTTCTTCAAACGCTTTTCGTTCTGCTTCATCCATCTGCTCCAACTGTTCATCTGCAGTAAAAGTAAAATCTTTTTCAGAATCTTGTTGGGAAGGCGGTTGATCTTCTGAGTGAATCCCTCGGGCTGCTTTTTGTTCTTGTTCGTACTGACTGACTTCTTCCTCAGTGTAAACATTTAAACAATAGTCACAGTGGAATTTTTGATCTTTTGGATCAAACGTGAGAGGACCCCCACAGTTTGGGCATTTATGTGTAAGAACGTCCATTCTATCCACACCTTTCTAAAACTTAGTCGAGTGGGATTCCTTTGAATGGTTTTCCACAATTTGGACAAAACTTAGGGATACCATTTGAAAGATCGACCACTTCGTTACATTCACTACATTTCATTTGTAACTTTGGTTGGACATTTGCAACTGGCTTGGCTGCCCCACAGTTAGAACAGAATTTTCCCGTATTTTCAGTTCCGCAGACTGGACATGTCCAAGTATCATTGCTCCCTTGAGCGGTTTGTTGGTTTTGTTTTTCAGCTTGTTGTTTGATTTGTTCCTGGTTATTTTGTGCTGCTTGTGAAAGGTAAGAACCATTAGCATTCATTCCCATTCCCATGCCCATAAAGCCAGTCATCGCCCCGGCATCATTTTTACCAGCTGCTTCCATCCCACGAGCAATCGAACCTTGAACATAGCCTTCACGGACACTTGGATCTCCCAACATCGCACCTTCATTACGCATATTGATCAATTTCACTGAATCATCTGTGTAAGAAATACTTGCTACTG harbors:
- a CDS encoding PTS sugar transporter subunit IIA, with protein sequence MEISQLISEELILFDDSIRSKKSLFEYIGTTLETTHRVKSAKKIIKALFKREEEVPTGIEAGFGIPHAKSKAVITPTICFVRSSQITEYLGLDGEPIAYTFAIVVPANAADSHLEILSALSRRLIDPNFRKQIKEANSASEIMTVLKNEEKAIR
- a CDS encoding PTS fructose transporter subunit IIC, with the protein product MKIIGVTACPTGIAHTYMSAEKLEGTAKKLGHDAKFETQGIKTENRLTTKEIAEADAIILAVDKEIDMQRFTGKRIKKVSTSRAIKEPELVIDEALKGINTLEIAQSVEQTKATKQKATLYNHFMSGVNYMLPFVIAGGIIIALSFAFGITAADPKSADYNVLAAAFSRIGGDTAFAMMVPALGAGIATSIAGKAGFAPGIVAGLLASTGGSGFLGGMIGGLLAGYVTDFLANKIPVKKGILAMYQLIVVPLISILIIGLAMVFVIEQPISWLLEVLTNWLNSLGNTSGLMFGLIIGVMMAADMGGPINKSISTFSIGLMSAGVNAPIAACMAAGMTPPLGIALATLLFKKKFTKEERTSGQSCWVLGASYITEGAIPFAVSDPIRVIPSLILGSATAAGISMAAGVTSIAPHGGIWVMLIPNVINHLPMYLLAIGAGTVVTALSLGLLKKSSEEQVGNEEKIVKQEKIINEVEV
- a CDS encoding ketose-bisphosphate aldolase; translation: MLYTMKELLKVAKDNQFAVPAFNICSYDMLKAIMEEVERLNAPVILEIHPDEIAYLNDEFVAAVRAYAHKSKVPVVIHLDHGGKVSDVLRAIRNGYTSVMIDASLQSFDDNIKITKEVVALAHEVDVSVEAEIGTIGNNGSAEGGSANIIYTDPEQAKQFVAETNIDTLAIAIGTAHGLYPKDKTPKLNIELLKELNETIDLPFVLHGGSGNPDKEVSEAVKYGVAKVNLSSDLKSVFFDALREILNENPEMYEPNMIYPYANQKVQEVVKHKMTILNTIDQAKCYK
- a CDS encoding DeoR/GlpR family DNA-binding transcription regulator; its protein translation is MLSDVEERQQTIVNHLKINQFARITELIDLVNYSEATVKRDLVVLEQSGLIRRVRGGAMLVDNQKIDVPYMMKITHLEEESEKRYIADIAANLIKDDMVLFLDSSTTSLHLVRNLGRFEGLQIITNGVITAAMLSEFTSAKVSIVGGKIVQKRATINGAKAYNDILTYAADLAIISCRGFDFNQGVTETHEGEALVKRAFRKQANHLMVLATQDKLEQRFIHQAIASHEIDYLVTSQKLTNEQLKKIYEHHTECFY
- a CDS encoding endo-beta-N-acetylglucosaminidase, which gives rise to MKKLEGTLAGLLVTVMMGIALKEPVVYAQVDATNPEVRVSMDNQPESSYWFPDELLKWTFDQDTDAKYNVSVEPLATRVEKSHLLKSNTTQNEKMKVVALSIMNNSTSGNAPRGSNQFDANVFSNWQYIDQLVYWGGSAGEGIIVPPSPDVTDAAHKNGVPVLGTIFFPQGAHGGKIEWLNTFLEKDAQGHFPIVDKMIEVAQRYGFDGWFINQETETNLTKKHADLMKELIVEFKQKSAGALEVMWYDSMTNDGKMDWQNALTDQNQDYLVDANLNPVADSMFLNFWWNTSSLAGQDLLRKSKEKAESLAIDPYDLFAGIDVQEKGYDTPVRWDLFTDKKGIPYTSLGLYVPSWTYSSSNDPMDYQQKEEKFWINEQGDPTKSTLPTGTSWPGISTFSVEQTAITQWPFITNFNVGNGYSYFSNGQQVSTNEWNNRSLQDIMPTYRYIIEEGAGNKLAGSVDYTTAFNGGSSLAFKGKMAEKVTSKIKLYQTKVKVEKNMSFTTTAKASDRTTLKLVLGFADGTFETFNGNKKIGNDWTTVSYPLNKATGKEVTSIAYEVASAKANENYELFLGQISATPKKVLSPTAVNDVTFDDLSFDEEAMFAGIRLSWTSPQADRIKHYEIYRVLDDGTRVFIGATPAENYFINGLERQNATATAIEVVPVDIYGNKGEPSRPNSFDWPPVQLPRASFTVSKTLVAPGEPITFTNTSSRNTQSLKWTFKGADVESSTEEQPRVTYSKEGSYDVELTAINEAGETTTEMKGIVTVTKNAQAGLSLLSKGAKAEASSYVNESEAPKFAVDGDLGTKWCAVGSAPHTITVDLGTAKLISEVRMAHASAGGESVGMNTKAYTIEVSADGENFQEVSRTTNNTQGSTLNTFAATTARFVRVIIDQPTQGADTAVRLYELEVYGLAE
- a CDS encoding MFS transporter, whose amino-acid sequence is MEKKLFNKHFIGITLINFIVYLIYYLLMVIIAVIAQDDLHASMSQAGFASGIYIIGTLLARLFMGKQLELFGRKFTLRGGAIFYLLSTLAYLFTPTIGVLYLVRFLNGFGYGTVSTATNAIVTAYIPESKKGEGINYYGLSTSLAAAIGPFLGMILLNLTDFHFIIWFSIVLVFLVTIACLMFPVKNIDLSDTQRKSLQSWSIHGFIEKKALFITGIAFLMGLSYSSVLSFLSSYTKVIHLVAAGSFFFVVYALVITFTRPLTGRIFDAKGEQYVMYPSYLFLTAGLFLLSATTNSITLLISGALVGLGYGTFMSNGQAVCLKIVKEHRISIALSTYFIGLDLGLGVGPYLMGILKSYTSFRGLYIVSGIIPLICTVLYIVYNKKRATQQNLNGISDELKLIQETNKRC
- a CDS encoding Crp/Fnr family transcriptional regulator, which translates into the protein MDSRVLKEYLEKNQFPIVRKRYHKYLTFEGVEDCYTYILKEGTVKASVISNDGREFNLRYIKDLEIVSLLKDEYSQFIDSPYNIRIESEYAEFYRINRVKFWEHINEDPKMQHYVKEYYRYRLLYSMKKMQQMLLNGKLGAVCTQLYELYDLFGVRTEEGMMIDFVITNEEIAKFCGISTASSVSRILKQLKENGIITVKDHRIIITNMDLLEDNIIF
- a CDS encoding TPM domain-containing protein, with the translated sequence MKKRILLFFLVLFGFFWSSSVDAATPAVNDEAGLFTQEQIQSLEQQIQPINEKIKGQIFIVTTTSNSEEPRTFADDYLRNAIGNDQNGAVLLLDMGQREIYISTSGNMIDYLDDARINDTLDDVYDQMTNSAYFAAAQAYLTKTSEYVEAGVPGGHYQIDEETGKITRYKVLTTTEIVISIILALALSLVFYFVTVSRYQLKSGTYKYPFREKSNVKLTDKTDRLTNSFVTTRRIPKSPPPGSGGGGSTTHSSGGGTFGGGGRSF